From one Triticum urartu cultivar G1812 chromosome 3, Tu2.1, whole genome shotgun sequence genomic stretch:
- the LOC125549432 gene encoding uncharacterized protein LOC125549432: MAQTSESQSSGGEKSEDGSILVPFTLRREYLHRETGFGSFFLEMPSLVEDISKIHKNPYPKVVLLVNDKDKNQKECLKIIRDLNHENILRVEFWEEVSNEPHIRVYVEPYTAIISELFQNFESLINPRTNMIPSQSLEEIVSATMGALDYIRDNNQYHGNFSWKTTFYHLVNGNVIVKLANFERKNSNDLLQCQVEDVTSLGASLEALSQHLKDNYPNVKNYTYCLIDDLARKLKSVTKDSIGTVKRDLQDHEFFWDEKRTKIFFAYEVPGIWNDTAIQNRFRLSPSMPTLPWTAAWASDPLMVEMERYRSNNGLGDYDGESLADFFRFISGMYTHENELRKTLKNEKLSIDAEVRKKYPSLCHDLNAAIRGDA; this comes from the exons ATGGCACAAACAAGTGAAAGCCAATCAAGCGGCGGGGAAAAAAGTGAAGATGGCTCTATCCTTGTTCCATTCACCCTTCGTAGGGAGTATCTGCATCGTGAGACCGGATTCGGATCTTTCTTTTTGGAGATGCCTTCCCTTGTAGAAGACATATCCAAAATTCATAAAAATCCTTATCCAAAAGTTGTCCTTCTAGTAAATGACAAAGATAAAAATCAGAAAGAGTGCTTAAAGATAATTCGTGACTTAAATCATGAAAACATTCTTCGAGTGGAGTTTTGGGAAGAAGTTAGCAATGAACCACATATCCGAGTATATGTTGAGCCTTATACCGCAATCATTTCAGAGCTTTTCCAGAATTTTGAATCTCTTATCAATCCAAGAACAAACATGATTCCATCTCAATCTTTGGAAGAAATCGTGAG TGCAACGATGGGTGCTTTAGATTATATCAGAGACAATAATCAATATCACGGCAACTTCTCGTGGAAAACAACGTTTTATCATTTGGTGAATGGCAATGTTATAGTGAAGTTGGCAAACTTCGAAAGGAAAA ACTCAAATGATCTGCTACAATGTCAAGTTGAGGATGTTACATCTCTTGGAGCCTCTCTTGAGGCGCTATCTCAGCATCTCAAAGATAATTATCCTAATGTCAAGAATTACACGTATTGCTTGATAGATGATCTTGCAAGGAAGTTAAAGTCCGTTACCAA GGATTCAATCGGTACAGTGAAACGTGATCTTCAAGATCATGAATTCTTTTGGGATGAGAAAAGAACGAAGATATTCTTTGCCTATGAGGTACCTGGAATATGGAACGATACAGCTATTCAGAATAGATTTAGGCTGTCTCCGTCTATGCCAACGCTCCCATGGACAGCGGCATGGGCATCTGATCCACTTATGGTAGAAATGGAAAGGTATCGATCAAATAATGGGCTTGGAGACTATGATGGAGAAAGTTTGGCAGATTTTTTCAGATTCATAAGCGGGATGTATACTCATGAAAATGAGCTCAGAAAAACT TTGAAGAATGAAAAGCTCTCTATTGATGCTGAAGTTCGCAAGAAGTATCCAAGTCTATGTCATGATCTAAATGCCGCTATACGGGGTGATGCGTAA